One part of the Futiania mangrovi genome encodes these proteins:
- a CDS encoding pseudouridine synthase, with amino-acid sequence MTDATDKDGAQQGAARGERIAKVLARAGIASRRAAEAMIAEGRVAVNGRTLETPATLVTTSDRVEVDGKPLPAIERPRLWRYHKPRGLVVSAKDPEGRQTVFEALPPDMPRVVSVGRLDLTSEGLLLLTNDGGLSRLLELPATGWSRRYRVRVFGDVDQAVLDTLLAGVEVEGVRYGPITARLERVQGANAWIAVTLKEGKNREIRRVMEHLGLKVTRLIRTSYGPFQLGKLEPGEIEEVPRRTLVDQVGAIYPPVADAAPGPASRSTHKSTGRPKLTLKPGAQTRLRAGEDAKAPPTARGERRTPRPKPGGTGKRRG; translated from the coding sequence ATGACAGACGCAACGGACAAGGACGGCGCGCAACAGGGCGCCGCCAGGGGCGAGCGGATCGCCAAGGTGCTGGCGCGCGCAGGGATTGCCTCGCGCCGGGCGGCGGAGGCCATGATCGCGGAGGGCCGCGTCGCAGTGAACGGGCGCACGCTGGAGACGCCCGCGACGCTCGTCACCACGTCGGACCGGGTGGAAGTGGACGGCAAGCCCCTGCCCGCGATCGAGCGTCCGCGGCTCTGGCGCTATCACAAGCCCCGCGGTCTCGTGGTCAGCGCGAAGGACCCCGAAGGCCGCCAGACGGTGTTCGAGGCGCTCCCTCCCGACATGCCGCGCGTCGTCTCTGTCGGCCGCCTCGACCTCACGTCGGAAGGCCTGCTTCTGCTCACCAACGACGGCGGACTGTCGCGCCTGCTGGAATTGCCCGCGACCGGCTGGTCGCGCCGCTACCGGGTGCGGGTGTTCGGCGACGTCGACCAGGCGGTGCTCGACACGCTGCTCGCGGGCGTGGAGGTCGAGGGCGTGCGCTACGGCCCGATCACCGCGCGGCTGGAGCGTGTGCAGGGCGCCAACGCCTGGATCGCGGTGACGCTGAAGGAAGGCAAGAACCGCGAGATCCGCCGCGTGATGGAGCACCTGGGGCTGAAGGTCACGCGCCTGATCCGCACCTCCTACGGGCCGTTCCAGCTTGGCAAGCTCGAACCCGGCGAGATCGAGGAGGTGCCGCGCCGCACGCTGGTCGACCAGGTGGGCGCGATCTATCCGCCGGTCGCAGACGCCGCGCCGGGTCCGGCCTCGCGGTCCACGCACAAGAGCACGGGCCGGCCGAAGCTGACGCTCAAGCCGGGCGCGCAGACGCGGCTACGCGCGGGCGAGGATGCCAAGGCGCCGCCGACGGCGCGCGGGGAGCGGCGTACCCCACGCCCGAAGCCGGGCGGAACGGGCAAGCGGCGGGGCTGA
- a CDS encoding phenylacetate--CoA ligase family protein — protein sequence MADERYYDDLETRAPEQRETSTFECLRANVANAKANAPYFARLLKDVDPDGLTDRAALAKLPVTRKGDLLALQDANRPLGGLAAVKTGALRRIFMSPGPIFEPEGWGADGQGRDWWRCGRALYAAGFRCGDIVHNSFAYHLTPAGHMFETGAAAVGCVTFPAGIGNTELQVDAIERIRPTGYSGTPDFLKVLLDKAAEMGRDASSIVKAAVSGAALPPSLRAELKDRGIATLQSYGTADLGLVAYETEAMEGLVVDEGVIVEIVRPGTGDPVPEGEVGEIVVTTLNPDYPLVRFGTGDMSAVLSGACPTGRTNMRIKGWMGRADQRTKVKGMFVDPAQVAAVLKQHGEIARARLVVGREGQTDTMVLKAEVSGAAEGLADAVARTLQDVCKVRGTVEVVAPGSLPNDGKVIDDTRDYS from the coding sequence ATGGCCGACGAGCGCTACTACGACGATCTGGAGACGCGCGCGCCGGAGCAGCGCGAAACCTCGACCTTCGAATGCCTGCGCGCCAACGTCGCCAACGCCAAGGCCAACGCGCCCTATTTCGCCAGGCTGCTGAAGGACGTCGACCCGGATGGCCTGACCGACCGCGCTGCGCTCGCGAAGCTGCCGGTGACGCGCAAGGGCGACCTGCTGGCGCTGCAGGACGCAAACCGGCCCCTGGGGGGGCTTGCCGCGGTGAAGACGGGCGCGCTCAGGCGCATCTTCATGTCGCCCGGCCCAATCTTCGAGCCCGAGGGATGGGGCGCCGACGGCCAGGGCCGCGACTGGTGGCGCTGCGGGCGCGCGCTCTATGCGGCGGGCTTCCGCTGCGGCGACATCGTGCACAATTCCTTTGCCTATCACCTGACGCCGGCCGGCCACATGTTCGAGACGGGCGCGGCGGCGGTCGGCTGCGTCACCTTCCCCGCGGGCATCGGAAACACCGAACTGCAGGTCGACGCGATCGAACGGATCCGCCCCACCGGATACTCCGGCACGCCCGACTTCCTGAAGGTGCTGCTCGACAAGGCCGCCGAGATGGGCCGCGACGCCTCCTCCATCGTCAAGGCCGCCGTTTCGGGTGCGGCGCTGCCCCCCTCGCTGCGCGCGGAACTGAAGGACCGGGGCATCGCCACGCTGCAATCCTACGGCACGGCGGACCTGGGCCTCGTCGCCTACGAGACGGAGGCGATGGAAGGCCTCGTGGTGGACGAGGGCGTGATCGTGGAGATCGTGCGCCCCGGCACCGGCGACCCCGTTCCCGAGGGCGAGGTGGGCGAGATCGTCGTCACCACGCTCAACCCCGACTATCCGCTCGTCCGCTTCGGCACGGGCGACATGTCGGCGGTCCTCTCCGGCGCGTGCCCGACGGGCCGCACCAACATGCGCATCAAGGGCTGGATGGGACGCGCCGACCAGCGCACCAAGGTCAAGGGCATGTTCGTCGACCCCGCGCAGGTCGCCGCCGTGCTGAAACAGCATGGGGAGATCGCGCGGGCCCGGCTCGTCGTCGGGCGCGAGGGGCAGACCGACACCATGGTCCTGAAGGCCGAGGTTTCGGGCGCGGCGGAAGGCCTTGCGGACGCCGTCGCGCGCACGCTGCAGGACGTCTGCAAGGTGCGCGGCACGGTGGAGGTCGTGGCCCCCGGCAGCCTGCCCAACGACGGCAAGGTCATCGACGACACGCGCGACTATTCCTGA
- a CDS encoding ABC transporter ATP-binding protein produces the protein MTDAPILKINNIEVIYNHVILVLKGVSLEVPKKGIVALLGANGAGKTTTLKAVSNLLKSERGEVTKGSIEFMGERVEDLSPNDLVKRGCIQVMEGRHCFEHLTVEENLLTGAYTRGDGRAAINDDLEKVYTYFPRLKERRRSLAGYTSGGEQQMCAIGRALMSKPSTILLDEPSMGLAPQLVAEIFEIVRELNDKEGVSFLVAEQNTNMALRYATYGYILENGRVVLDGDAEALRNNADVKEFYLGVSEGKKSFRDVKSYRRRKRWLN, from the coding sequence GTGACCGACGCGCCGATCCTGAAGATCAACAACATCGAGGTGATCTACAATCACGTGATCCTCGTCCTGAAGGGTGTGAGCCTGGAGGTGCCGAAGAAAGGCATCGTCGCGCTGCTCGGCGCCAATGGCGCGGGCAAGACCACGACGCTCAAGGCCGTCTCCAATCTTCTGAAGTCGGAACGCGGCGAGGTGACCAAGGGCAGCATCGAGTTCATGGGGGAGCGGGTCGAGGACCTGTCGCCCAACGACCTCGTGAAACGCGGCTGCATCCAGGTCATGGAAGGCCGCCACTGCTTCGAGCACCTGACGGTGGAAGAGAACCTGCTGACCGGCGCCTACACGCGCGGCGACGGCCGGGCCGCGATCAACGACGATCTCGAGAAGGTCTATACCTATTTCCCGCGCCTGAAGGAGCGGCGGCGCTCGCTTGCGGGCTACACCTCGGGGGGCGAGCAGCAGATGTGCGCGATCGGGCGCGCTCTGATGTCGAAGCCGTCGACCATCCTGCTGGACGAGCCGTCGATGGGCCTCGCGCCGCAGCTCGTCGCGGAGATCTTCGAGATCGTGCGCGAACTCAACGACAAGGAGGGCGTGTCCTTCCTCGTCGCCGAGCAGAACACCAACATGGCGCTGCGCTACGCGACCTATGGCTACATCCTGGAGAATGGCCGGGTTGTGCTGGACGGGGATGCCGAGGCCTTGCGCAACAACGCCGACGTGAAAGAATTCTACCTCGGCGTCAGCGAGGGAAAGAAGTCCTTCCGGGACGTGAAGAGCTACCGCCGGCGCAAGCGCTGGCTGAACTGA
- a CDS encoding ABC transporter substrate-binding protein, with the protein MTIRTKALGLAAAMALPFVAGPALSYELTVPLLTYRTGPYAPSGIPVANAFSDYFTLLNEKYGGIEGAKINYVECETAYNTQQGVECYENVKNMGESGALVINPFSTGITYQLIPKASEDKIPILSMGYGRTSAADGSVFPYVFNLPAHYWSGATVIMKYIADKEGGQANMKGKKVALVYHNSAYGKEPIRTLETIAKDWGYDLMLLPVDHPGQEQKATWLQIRRDRPDWVVMWGWGVMNQVAVKEAASIRYPMDRFIGIWWSGSENDVLPAGKDATGYQAATFNAPGTNFPLIQEILTELYDKGKGAGERDGVGDSLYNRGLLNAVATAEGLRTAIKMHGTVKIRGEQARDGFENLVIDNKRWEELGLGGGFAPEIKIACNNHEGSGAAAIQQWNAETGEWTLVTDWIQPMSDVIQPLLKADAEAYAKENNITPRDCK; encoded by the coding sequence ATGACGATCAGAACGAAGGCCCTCGGACTTGCGGCCGCGATGGCCCTGCCCTTCGTGGCGGGACCGGCCCTGTCCTACGAGCTGACGGTTCCGCTGCTGACCTACCGTACCGGCCCCTACGCGCCGAGCGGAATTCCGGTGGCGAACGCCTTCTCCGACTACTTCACCCTGCTGAACGAGAAGTACGGCGGCATCGAGGGTGCGAAGATCAACTATGTCGAGTGCGAGACGGCCTACAACACGCAGCAGGGCGTCGAGTGCTACGAGAACGTCAAGAACATGGGAGAGTCGGGCGCGCTCGTCATCAACCCGTTCTCGACCGGCATCACCTACCAGCTGATCCCCAAGGCGAGCGAAGACAAGATCCCGATCCTGTCCATGGGCTACGGCCGCACGTCCGCCGCTGACGGCTCGGTCTTCCCCTATGTCTTCAACCTGCCCGCGCACTACTGGTCCGGCGCGACCGTGATCATGAAGTACATCGCGGACAAGGAGGGCGGACAGGCCAACATGAAGGGCAAGAAGGTCGCCCTCGTGTACCACAACTCCGCCTATGGCAAGGAGCCGATCCGCACGCTCGAGACCATCGCCAAGGACTGGGGCTACGATCTGATGCTGCTGCCCGTCGACCATCCGGGGCAGGAGCAGAAGGCGACCTGGCTGCAAATCCGCCGCGACCGTCCGGACTGGGTCGTGATGTGGGGCTGGGGCGTGATGAACCAGGTGGCCGTCAAGGAAGCCGCCTCGATCCGCTATCCGATGGACCGCTTCATCGGCATCTGGTGGTCGGGTTCGGAGAACGACGTGCTGCCGGCCGGCAAGGACGCCACGGGCTACCAGGCCGCGACGTTCAACGCGCCGGGCACGAACTTCCCGCTGATCCAGGAGATCCTCACCGAGCTCTATGACAAGGGCAAGGGCGCCGGCGAGCGCGATGGGGTCGGCGACTCGCTCTACAACCGCGGCCTGCTGAACGCGGTCGCCACGGCGGAAGGCCTCCGCACGGCGATCAAGATGCACGGCACGGTCAAGATCCGTGGCGAGCAGGCGCGCGACGGCTTCGAGAACCTGGTCATCGACAACAAGCGGTGGGAGGAACTGGGCCTCGGCGGCGGCTTCGCCCCGGAAATCAAGATCGCGTGCAACAACCACGAAGGCTCCGGCGCAGCCGCGATCCAGCAGTGGAACGCGGAGACGGGAGAGTGGACGCTCGTCACCGACTGGATCCAGCCGATGTCGGACGTGATCCAGCCCCTGCTCAAGGCCGACGCGGAAGCCTACGCGAAGGAGAACAACATCACGCCGCGCGACTGCAAGTGA
- a CDS encoding branched-chain amino acid ABC transporter permease, with translation MLYRETGQFKTSYPKDQAIFPIAQDKAFILLVLAVAFLAVPPFINDYYAKAILIPFLSYTMAAIGLNILVGYCGQISLGTGGFMAVGAFATYKLMTSFPGLDFALIVILAGFVTAGVGALFGLPSLRIKGFYLAVATLAAQFFLVWLFNKVGWFYNYSPTGQITAPPATSFGVLVTGPEASPAAGYLFCLAFVCVFALVAKNLTRGNIGRQWMAIRDMDIAAELVGVQPLKAKLSAFAVSSFFIGMAGALYFGVWLGAAEPTEAFGINISFLVLFMIIIGGLGSILGSFLGAAFMVLLPIVLKTVMVDGMGLQAVTAKHFEILLLGVLIIFFLIVEPHGLARLWSTVKEKLRLWPFPY, from the coding sequence ATGCTTTACCGTGAAACCGGACAGTTCAAGACGTCGTACCCCAAGGACCAGGCGATCTTCCCGATCGCGCAGGACAAGGCCTTCATACTTCTGGTCCTGGCGGTGGCGTTCCTCGCCGTGCCGCCCTTCATCAACGACTATTACGCCAAGGCCATCCTGATCCCGTTCCTGTCCTACACGATGGCGGCGATCGGGCTGAACATCCTGGTCGGGTATTGCGGGCAGATCTCGCTCGGCACCGGTGGTTTCATGGCGGTGGGCGCGTTCGCGACCTACAAGCTCATGACGTCCTTCCCCGGTCTTGACTTCGCACTGATCGTGATCCTTGCAGGCTTCGTCACGGCGGGCGTGGGCGCGCTGTTCGGCCTGCCGTCGCTCAGGATCAAGGGCTTCTACCTGGCGGTGGCGACGCTTGCCGCGCAGTTCTTCCTGGTCTGGCTCTTCAACAAGGTGGGCTGGTTCTACAACTACTCGCCCACGGGCCAGATCACGGCGCCGCCGGCCACGTCCTTCGGCGTCCTTGTGACGGGACCGGAGGCGTCGCCGGCCGCGGGGTATCTCTTCTGCCTCGCCTTCGTGTGCGTGTTTGCGCTGGTGGCGAAGAACCTGACGCGCGGCAACATCGGGCGGCAATGGATGGCGATCCGCGACATGGACATCGCGGCGGAGCTTGTGGGCGTGCAGCCGCTCAAGGCCAAGCTGTCGGCCTTCGCCGTCTCGTCCTTCTTCATCGGCATGGCCGGCGCGCTCTATTTCGGCGTGTGGCTGGGCGCGGCGGAGCCGACGGAGGCGTTCGGCATCAACATCTCCTTCCTCGTCCTCTTCATGATCATCATCGGCGGCCTGGGTTCGATCCTCGGCTCGTTCCTGGGCGCTGCCTTCATGGTGCTTCTGCCCATCGTGCTGAAGACGGTGATGGTGGACGGGATGGGCCTGCAGGCGGTGACCGCCAAGCACTTCGAGATCCTGCTGCTCGGCGTGCTCATCATCTTCTTCCTGATCGTCGAACCGCACGGCCTCGCCCGCCTGTGGTCGACGGTGAAGGAGAAGCTGCGGCTCTGGCCCTTCCCCTACTGA
- a CDS encoding branched-chain amino acid ABC transporter permease — protein MNPDVMFFFETVISGLMAGVMYALVALGFVLIFKASGVFNFAQGVLALFAALTLTGVMEKFGLPAWAGIIVTILVMIAVAWLVERLVLRHLVNQEPIILFMATIGLAYVIEGTGDILWGSNVKVLDIGLPQGASDYLLDSFNLYVEKLEIVAAVTAALLVAVLAVFFQKTRIGRALRAVADDHQAALSVGISLRTIWVVVWSVAGIVALVAGIMWGTKSGVQFSLSLIALKALPVLILGGFTSIPGAIVGGLIIGVGEKIAEIYAGPIIGGAIENWFAYMLALAFLLFRPQGLFGEKIIERV, from the coding sequence ATGAACCCCGACGTTATGTTTTTCTTCGAGACCGTGATTTCCGGCCTGATGGCCGGTGTCATGTACGCGCTCGTGGCGCTCGGCTTCGTGCTGATCTTCAAGGCCTCGGGCGTCTTCAACTTCGCACAGGGCGTGCTGGCGCTCTTTGCCGCACTGACGCTCACGGGCGTGATGGAGAAGTTCGGCCTGCCTGCCTGGGCCGGGATCATCGTCACGATCCTGGTGATGATCGCGGTGGCCTGGCTCGTGGAACGGCTGGTGCTCCGGCACCTCGTGAACCAAGAGCCGATCATCCTCTTCATGGCGACGATCGGCCTTGCCTATGTGATCGAGGGCACGGGCGACATCCTGTGGGGCTCGAACGTCAAGGTGCTCGACATCGGCCTGCCGCAGGGCGCGTCGGACTATCTGCTCGACAGTTTCAACCTCTATGTCGAGAAGCTGGAGATCGTGGCTGCCGTAACGGCAGCGCTTCTGGTGGCCGTGCTCGCCGTGTTCTTCCAGAAGACGCGGATCGGCCGCGCGCTCCGGGCGGTCGCCGACGACCACCAGGCGGCGCTGTCGGTGGGCATCTCGCTGCGCACGATCTGGGTCGTCGTCTGGTCGGTCGCGGGCATCGTCGCGCTGGTCGCGGGCATCATGTGGGGCACCAAGTCGGGCGTGCAGTTCTCGCTGTCGCTGATCGCGCTGAAGGCCCTGCCGGTGCTGATCCTCGGCGGCTTCACCTCCATCCCCGGCGCCATCGTCGGCGGCCTGATCATCGGCGTCGGCGAGAAGATCGCGGAGATCTACGCCGGCCCGATCATCGGCGGCGCGATCGAGAACTGGTTCGCCTACATGCTGGCCCTCGCCTTCCTGCTGTTCCGTCCGCAGGGTCTGTTCGGCGAGAAGATCATCGAGAGGGTCTGA
- a CDS encoding ABC transporter ATP-binding protein gives MHTPEARARRIGEVILDVQNITLRFGGVVANSNVSFDIRKGEIRAIIGPNGAGKSSMLNVINGFYHPQEGTITWKGKARTKMQPHEAAATGIARTFQNIALFRGMSTLDNIMTGRVTKMKRGLLAHALHWGPALKEEIEHRSFVEQVIDFLEIQHIRNVPVGRLPYGLQKRVELGRALAAEPELLLLDEPMAGMNLEEKEDMSRFILDVNDEFGTTIALIEHDMGVVMDLSDRVVVLDHGSKIADGTPEEVQSDQRVIDAYLGVAHDDEEEA, from the coding sequence ATGCACACGCCCGAGGCACGCGCCCGCCGCATAGGCGAGGTCATCCTCGACGTGCAGAACATCACGCTGCGGTTCGGCGGCGTTGTGGCGAACTCCAACGTCAGCTTCGACATCCGCAAGGGCGAGATCCGCGCGATCATCGGCCCGAACGGGGCGGGCAAGTCGTCGATGCTGAACGTCATCAACGGCTTCTACCACCCGCAGGAAGGCACGATCACCTGGAAGGGCAAGGCGCGCACGAAGATGCAGCCGCACGAGGCCGCAGCCACCGGCATCGCCCGCACCTTCCAGAACATCGCGCTGTTCAGGGGCATGTCGACGCTCGACAACATCATGACGGGCCGGGTGACCAAGATGAAGCGCGGGCTGCTTGCACACGCGCTGCACTGGGGACCGGCGCTGAAGGAGGAGATCGAACATCGTTCCTTCGTCGAGCAGGTGATCGACTTCCTCGAGATCCAGCACATCCGCAACGTTCCGGTGGGGCGGCTGCCCTATGGCCTGCAGAAGCGGGTGGAGCTTGGCCGCGCGCTTGCCGCCGAGCCGGAACTGCTGCTTCTGGACGAGCCGATGGCGGGCATGAACCTCGAGGAGAAGGAGGACATGTCCCGCTTCATCCTCGACGTGAACGACGAATTCGGCACCACGATCGCGCTGATCGAACACGACATGGGCGTCGTCATGGACCTGTCGGACCGGGTCGTGGTGCTCGACCACGGCTCGAAGATCGCCGACGGCACACCGGAAGAGGTGCAGAGCGATCAGCGCGTCATCGACGCCTATCTCGGCGTTGCCCACGACGACGAGGAAGAGGCCTGA
- a CDS encoding AMP-binding protein, with protein MTTADAAARPVEDTVPKLLLRNVARFGDRPANREKEYGIWQTWTWTQVAGEIEALALGLGELGLARGDKVAIIGTNRPQLYWAMVAVQSLGGIPVPVYQDSVAEEMHYVLEHAEVRFAIVEDQEQVDKLILIKDRLPNLRGIVHEDRRGLRHYTEDYLHAYADVQDRGRVAAKSAPGRWRDEIGKGAWSDVAVILYTSGTTGRPKGVVLSFENIITASRISCAFDTLTEKEEVLAYLPMAWVGDHIFSIGQSYFAGFCVSCPESEDTVAQNLRELGPTYYFAPPRVFENLLTSVTIRMEDASAIKRRMFNYFMAHARRVGPDILDGKAVSFGDRLLYWLGDLLVYGPLKNVLGLSKLRLGYTAGEAIGPEIFQFYRSLGINLKQLYGQTEASVFITAHPDGEVRADTVGVPAPSVEVRIDEETGEVMYRSPGVFVEYYKNPEATAETKTPDGWVHTGDAGFFVEDGHLKIIDRAKDVGRLQDGSLFPPKYIENKLKFFSNIMEAVAIGHERPFVTALINIDLNAVGNWAERNNISYASYQELAQHPKVGEMIAAHVEEVNRSLAQEEHVQGCQIHRFLVLHKELDADDGELTRTRKVRRRFVAERYAPLIDALYSGKSEQYVETEVIYEDGRKGALKATVKIHDAKTVPLPGHTAQAAE; from the coding sequence ATGACGACGGCAGACGCCGCCGCACGCCCGGTGGAGGATACCGTCCCGAAGCTGCTGCTGCGCAACGTGGCACGCTTCGGCGACCGTCCGGCGAACCGGGAAAAGGAATACGGGATCTGGCAGACCTGGACCTGGACGCAGGTCGCGGGCGAGATCGAGGCGCTGGCCCTCGGCCTGGGCGAGCTTGGGCTTGCCCGCGGAGACAAGGTCGCGATTATCGGGACGAACCGGCCGCAGCTCTACTGGGCGATGGTGGCGGTGCAGTCCCTGGGCGGCATACCGGTGCCGGTCTACCAGGACTCCGTCGCCGAGGAGATGCATTACGTCCTCGAACACGCCGAGGTGCGCTTCGCGATCGTCGAGGACCAGGAGCAGGTCGACAAGCTGATCCTCATCAAGGACCGCCTGCCGAACCTGCGCGGCATCGTCCATGAGGACCGCCGCGGCCTGCGCCACTACACCGAGGATTACCTGCACGCCTACGCCGACGTGCAGGACAGGGGCCGGGTCGCGGCAAAGTCCGCGCCGGGCCGCTGGAGGGACGAGATCGGCAAGGGCGCCTGGAGCGACGTCGCGGTCATCCTCTACACCTCCGGCACCACGGGCCGGCCGAAGGGCGTGGTGCTGAGCTTCGAGAACATCATCACCGCCTCGCGCATCTCCTGCGCCTTCGACACCCTGACCGAGAAGGAGGAAGTGCTCGCCTACCTGCCCATGGCGTGGGTCGGCGACCATATCTTCTCGATCGGCCAGTCCTATTTCGCGGGGTTCTGCGTGTCCTGCCCGGAATCAGAGGACACGGTGGCGCAGAACCTGCGGGAACTTGGGCCAACATATTATTTTGCGCCGCCGCGGGTGTTCGAGAACCTGCTGACCTCCGTCACCATCCGGATGGAGGACGCCAGCGCGATCAAGCGGCGGATGTTCAATTACTTCATGGCGCACGCACGCCGGGTCGGGCCCGATATCCTGGACGGCAAGGCCGTCTCGTTCGGCGACCGGCTGCTCTACTGGCTGGGCGACCTGCTTGTCTACGGGCCTCTCAAGAACGTGCTGGGCCTGTCGAAGCTGCGCCTGGGCTACACCGCCGGCGAGGCGATCGGGCCGGAGATCTTCCAGTTCTACCGCTCGCTCGGCATCAATCTGAAGCAGCTCTACGGCCAGACGGAAGCATCGGTGTTCATCACCGCGCACCCGGACGGCGAGGTGCGGGCCGACACGGTCGGCGTGCCGGCCCCCAGCGTCGAGGTGCGCATCGACGAGGAGACGGGCGAGGTCATGTACCGTTCCCCGGGCGTCTTCGTCGAATACTACAAGAACCCGGAGGCGACGGCCGAGACCAAGACCCCCGACGGCTGGGTCCACACCGGCGACGCGGGCTTCTTCGTCGAGGACGGCCACCTGAAGATCATCGACCGGGCCAAGGACGTGGGCCGGCTGCAGGACGGATCGCTGTTCCCGCCGAAATACATCGAGAACAAGCTGAAGTTCTTCTCCAACATCATGGAGGCGGTCGCGATCGGACACGAGCGGCCCTTTGTCACGGCGCTCATCAACATCGACCTCAACGCGGTCGGCAACTGGGCGGAACGCAACAACATCTCCTATGCGAGCTACCAGGAACTCGCCCAGCACCCCAAGGTGGGCGAGATGATCGCCGCCCACGTCGAGGAGGTGAACCGCTCGCTGGCGCAGGAGGAGCATGTCCAGGGCTGCCAGATCCACCGCTTCCTCGTGCTGCACAAGGAACTGGACGCCGACGACGGCGAACTGACCCGCACCCGCAAGGTGCGCCGCCGCTTCGTGGCGGAGCGGTACGCCCCGCTGATCGACGCGCTCTACTCCGGCAAGTCGGAGCAGTACGTGGAAACCGAGGTCATATACGAGGACGGCCGCAAGGGTGCCCTCAAGGCCACGGTGAAGATCCACGACGCGAAGACCGTCCCGCTTCCGGGGCACACCGCACAAGCCGCCGAATAG
- a CDS encoding Hsp20 family protein, which produces MRTHDLSPLYRSTVGFDRLFNLLDPALANDRGDGYPPYNIEKTGEDTYRITLAVAGFTRDELAIEAKDTTLTVTGQKAETQSEEAPSYLYRGIAARGFQRRFALADHVKVEGATLENGLLHIDLQREVPEQLKPRRIEIATPGTAKAIGQAA; this is translated from the coding sequence ATGCGGACGCACGACCTTTCCCCGCTTTACCGTTCGACCGTCGGCTTCGACCGGCTGTTCAACCTGCTCGACCCGGCGCTTGCCAATGACCGGGGCGACGGCTACCCGCCCTACAACATCGAAAAGACCGGCGAGGATACCTATCGCATCACGCTCGCGGTCGCGGGCTTCACCCGGGACGAACTGGCCATCGAGGCCAAGGACACCACGCTGACCGTCACCGGCCAGAAAGCCGAGACGCAGTCGGAGGAAGCACCGAGCTATCTCTATCGTGGGATCGCCGCGCGCGGCTTCCAGCGCCGCTTCGCGCTCGCCGACCATGTGAAGGTCGAGGGCGCGACCCTCGAGAACGGCCTGCTGCACATCGATCTGCAGCGCGAGGTGCCGGAGCAGCTCAAGCCGCGGCGCATCGAAATCGCGACGCCCGGAACTGCAAAGGCGATCGGGCAGGCGGCCTGA